The following proteins are co-located in the Scylla paramamosain isolate STU-SP2022 chromosome 37, ASM3559412v1, whole genome shotgun sequence genome:
- the LOC135091485 gene encoding misshapen-like kinase 1, with protein sequence MTMPGEEPEQEGVLASLEEAAAMEETETLVGHSSLDEEEEEEEEKREDERQRRRRQQQQQQQQQQQQQAAASGMEQLTYSRMTHLLAVYQNKVQEGRRVIASLRRQKDTQLQAVISQLLLLEARLRREQKGIVGQLAQRDHVIAAQRQEIDRLRRDNRRLINRLKKVSEACETECREPRLKVSRVEAEEGAMPGSAGHATPASSSPPGRRSSPGVIRVATSVSELISSGGGKEQRPPGKSPPCVYQVSGRGGSGGGGQRPPPPVNPNVALVRATTDRVFHKPPIAEKPRTAVGRPGRGQAPSQRAQHIVRSHNGKCTIVSTISRLLEEESDATTTGSSEPSSPEATLKPPTPRVIRLARRFEESLAPHQQPAATQAGPTESPDPTCRDDRSSKSYIMDEYEVTSGYNSDAVSDHEYENIQVVSCRESEVGKLQQNSHSMSGAKDESVHEAADGNKAECEEQQEEEEEEDNYVILRAVTENPDSGHWVDIPDDQHIYSNVEFSSGLLIKEIEEEEEEAVMGGREKESQGSPEEARNTRRNLRNRCEGEVGQGVLETNLDGSPSAPASDGHHSSHVENLRAVKSVNVPRSRHNINLIMESDGDHMTENFEEFTLDSLELEEEREREEEAADRGRGKENLPVHELRRCGDGAETKDGRSKEEVQREAVESLGVASPSNYASGQYEKFLEATGLSQKSILTPTRMFSNHRSVLKPRDIKHRNKLRAAFTTLSTLEEAPGPTGGSRYWTEPYL encoded by the exons ATGACGATGCCCGGGGAGGAGCCTGAGCAGGAGGGAGTGTTGGCGTCCTTGGAGGAAGCTGCCGCGATGGAGGAAACAGAGACCCTTGTAGGCCACAGCAGCctggacgaggaagaggaggaggaggaagagaaacgggAGGATGAGCggcagaggcggcggcggcaacagcagcagcagcagcagcagcagcagcagcagcaggcggcAGCGTCAGGGATGGAGCAGCTCACGTACAGCAGGATGACGCACCTGCTGGCTGTCTACCAGAACAAG GTGCAGGAGGGTCGCCGGGTGATCGCCAGTCTGAGGCGGCAGAAGGATACACAGCTGCAGGCTGTGATCAGCCAGCTGCTGCTCCTGGAGGCGCGGCTGCGGCGGGAGCAGAAGGGCATCGTGGGTCAGCTGGCGCAGCGCGATCATGTCATCGCAGCACAGCGCCAGGAGATCGACCGTCTGCGGCGCGACAACCGGCGCCTCATCAATAGACTCAAGAAGGTGAGCGAGGCGTGTGAGACAGAGTGCCGCGAGCCGCGCCTCAAGGTGAGCCGCGTCGAGGCGGAGGAAGGGGCCATGCCTGGATCCGCGGGGCACGCCACCCCCGCCTCATCCTCTCCCCCGGGACGCAGGTCGTCGCCCGGCGTGATCCGCGTGGCCACCAGCGTCTCGGAACTCATCAGCAGTGGCGGCGGCAAGGAGCAGCGGCCCCCCGGCAAGTCACCGCCCTGCGTGTACCAGGTGAGCGGGCGGGGCGGCAGCGGGGGTGGAGGGCAGCGACCTCCTCCCCCAGTGAACCCCAACGTGGCGCTGGTCCGGGCAACCACCGACCGAGTGTTCCACAAGCCACCCATCGCTGAGAAGCCCCGCACGGCGGTGGGGCGGCCGGGGCGGGGGCAGGCGCCATCCCAGCGCGCCCAGCACATCGTCAGGAGCCATAACGGCAAGTGTACCATCGTGTCCACCATCAGCcgcctgctggaggaggagtctgacgccaccaccaccggcagCAGCGAGCCCTCCTCCCCCGAGGCCACCCTCAAGCCCCCCACGCCGAGGGTCATCCGCCTCGCTCGCCGCTTTGAGGAGAGTCTAGCCCCCCACCAGCAGCCCGCCGCAACCCAAGCCGGCCCCACCGAGTCCCCGGACCCTACTTGCCGCGACGACCGCTCCTCCAAGTCGTACATCATGGACGAGTACGAG GTGACGAGTGGGTACAACAGTGACGCAGTGAGTGACCACGAGTATGAAAACATCCAGGTGGTCAGCTGCAGGGAGTCTGAGGTGGGCAAGCTGCAGCAGAACTCACACAGCATGTCGGGAGCAAAGGACGAAAGTGTACACGAGGCTGCAGATGGGAACAAGGCTGAGtgtgaggagcagcaggaagaggaggaggaggaggacaactaTGTGATTCTGAGAGCTGTGACTGAGAACCCAGACTCTGGCCACTGG GTGGACATTCCTGATGACCAACACATTTACTCCAATGTTGAGTTTTCCTCGGGACTCTTGAtcaaggagatagaggaggaggaagaagaggcagtgatgggagggagggagaaggagagccAGGGAAGCCCTGAGGAAGCTAGGAACACCCGCCGGAACCTTCGTAACCGCTGTGAGGGTGAAGTGGGGCAGGGTGTCCTGGAAACCAACCTGGATGGCTCCCCAAGTGCCCCAGCATCTGATGGGCATCACTCTTCG CATGTTGAGAACCTTCGAGCTGTCAAGAGTGTCAATGTGCCGCGTTCCCGACACAATATCAACCTCATCATGGAGTCAGATGGGGACCACATGACCGAGAACTTTGAGGAGTTTACCCTGGACTCCctggagctggaggaggagcgggagagggaggaggaggcagcagatagagggagagggaaggagaatttACCTGTCCATGAGCTACGGAGGTGTGGGGACGGAGCTGAAACAAAG gATGGCAGAAGCAAGGAGGAGGTGCAGCGGGAAGCTGTTGAGAGTCTGGGCGTTGCCTCGCCCAGTAACTATGCCAGTGGACAGTATGAGAAGTTCCTGGAAGCAACTGGACTCAGCCAGAAGTCCATCCTAACTCCCACACGCATGTTTTCAAACCACCG ATCCGTGCTAAAGCCAAGGGACATCAAGCACCGCAACAAGCTCCGTGCAGCCTTCACCACACTGTCCACCCTGGAGGAGGCGCCGGGGCCCACAGGAGGCAGTCGCTACTGGACGGAGCCTTACCTCTAA